A section of the Candidatus Angelobacter sp. genome encodes:
- a CDS encoding NAD(P)H-dependent oxidoreductase produces the protein MSDQPLQVLAVVGSLNPSSVTRAVILQVADHLRADGSSVDVLDFEKEPLPLYNPDTAYAAPGFDPLQARVDHADVYVLGTPDYHGSISSAMKNFLDHFWREFAGKLFATVVASHEKGLTVTDQLRTVARQCYAWSLPYGVSFADEEDVKDGKIASDALKRRLEIFVRDVRVYGTLLARQRRADLTGKEPGFLARHRK, from the coding sequence ATGTCTGACCAACCGCTTCAAGTCCTCGCCGTCGTCGGGAGTTTGAATCCCTCTTCTGTCACCCGCGCGGTGATTCTTCAAGTGGCGGACCATCTGCGCGCGGACGGCTCCTCCGTGGACGTGCTCGATTTCGAAAAGGAACCATTGCCACTCTACAATCCCGACACCGCCTACGCCGCGCCCGGTTTCGATCCACTGCAGGCCCGCGTGGACCACGCGGATGTTTATGTGCTGGGTACACCTGACTACCATGGCAGCATCAGCAGTGCGATGAAGAATTTTCTCGACCACTTTTGGCGCGAGTTCGCCGGCAAGCTGTTCGCCACCGTCGTCGCTTCGCACGAAAAGGGACTGACCGTGACCGATCAGCTCCGCACCGTGGCGCGCCAATGCTACGCCTGGTCGCTGCCCTATGGCGTGTCGTTCGCCGACGAGGAGGATGTAAAGGACGGAAAGATCGCCAGTGACGCGCTGAAGAGACGGCTCGAAATATTTGTGCGGGACGTGCGCGTTTACGGCACTCTGCTCGCGCGGCAACGCCGCGCTGACCTGACCGGAAAAGAGCCGGGCTTTCTCGCGCGGCATCGAAAGTGA